One stretch of Rhipicephalus sanguineus isolate Rsan-2018 chromosome 10, BIME_Rsan_1.4, whole genome shotgun sequence DNA includes these proteins:
- the LOC119371672 gene encoding acetylcholinesterase isoform X1 codes for MDPEQDMLHENSASCHLALLTLLVCGVVVLRCLSTEPEDDASNRVEDQDVEEQGETLVIDTANGRVRGFIAQSPLGKTVRVFYGIPYAKPPTGERRFDRTESVEPWTDVFDATVKPNSCFQVLDTQYGNFSGSVMWNANTEMSEDCLKLNVWTPGTSSSSGGRPLAVLVWLYGGGFYSGTSTLDVYDARTLVSEENVVVVSMNYRITSLGFLSFGNETLPGNAGLYDQYLALKWVRDNVAAFGGDPNRVTLFGESAGAVSVGLHILSPLSESLFHRVILQSGSPTAPWGFQDRDRARKSARRLATALRAPDGLDQETLDSLRCERPEDIVNNETNSGGVVDFPFVPVVDGVFLRDTPQALMDKSSFARNISVMLGSNLNEGSWFLQYFFGLPVTEETPEVTKENFTAALEALDPSLEHVPIAEILKMYTEGTIPSTATEILKALDLIVGDYHFTCPAVRWAGAFARARIPVYQYVFARRSSRNPWPQWTGVMHGEEVPFVFGEPLNDTHCYSEEDKVLSRRIMRYWANFAKTGNPNLSEDGSSESITNWPERTDSKRHLVLDVNESVGWAHRQAYCDFWENVRRNRTPPVPSC; via the exons ATGGATCCA GAACAGGACATGCTTCACGAAAATTCGGCGTCCTGCCATCTCGCACTACTCACGCTGCTGGTATGCGGCGTCGTCGTCCTGAGATGCCTCTCGACCGAGCCGGAGGACGACGCGTCGAATCGTGTCGAAGATCAAGATGTCGAAGAACAGGGGGAAACCCTGGTTATAGACACCGCTAACGGTCGGGTCAGAGGATTCATCGCGCAGTCGCCCCTGGGAAAAACAGTTCGCGTATTTTACGGAATACCGTACGCCAAGCCTCCCACTGGTGAACGCAGGTTCGACCGCACAGAGAGTGTCGAACCGTGGACGGACGTCTTCGACGCCACGGTGAAGCCCAACTCTTGTTTCCAAGTGTTGGACACGCAGTACGGGAACTTCAGCGGGAGCGTCATGTGGAACGCCAACACTGAAATGAGCGAGGACTGCCTCAAGCTCAACGTTTGGACGCCCGGTACGTCTTCGTCGTCCGGGGGACGTCCGCTAGCTGTTCTTGTCTGGCTCTATGGCGGCGGCTTCTACAGTGGCACTTCCACGCTCGACGTGTACGACGCCCGGACGCTGGTCTCCGAGGAAAACGTCGTCGTGGTTTCGATGAACTACCGCATCACGTCTCTCGGGTTCCTCTCCTTCGGCAACGAGACGCTTCCCGGAAACGCCGGACTCTACGACCAGTACCTGGCCCTCAAGTGGGTCCGGGACAACGTCGCGGCCTTCGGAGGCGACCCGAATAGGGTGACCCTGTTCGGCGAAAGCGCCGGCGCCGTCAGCGTGGGCCTGCACATCTTGTCGCCACTCTCAGAATCCCTCTTTCACAGGGTCATACTTCAAAGCGGGTCTCCCACGGCGCCCTGGGGCTTCCAGGACAGGGACAGGGCTCGGAAATCGGCTAGGAGACTGGCTACGGCGTTGCGAGCCCCGGACGGCTTGGATCAAGAGACACTGGACAGCCTCCGTTGTGAGAGGCCCGAAGACATCGTGAACAATGAAACGAACAGTGGAGGTGTGGTCGACTTTCCGTTCGTACCCGTTGTGGACGGCGTCTTCTTGCGAGACACACCTCAGGCGTTGATGGACAAGAGTTCATTCGCGAGGAACATTAGCGTGATGCTGGGTTCCAACCTAAACGAAGGTTCCTGGTTCTTGCAGTACTTCTTCGGTCTTCCGGTGACAGAGGAGACGCCGGAAGTCACGAAAGAAAACTTCACGGCCGCTTTGGAGGCGTTGGATCCGTCTCTGGAACACGTGCCCATCGCCGAGATCCTGAAGATGTACACGGAAGGTACGATTCCGTCGACGGCAACGGAGATATTGAAGGCCCTGGACTTGATCGTAGGTGACTATCACTTCACGTGTCCCGCAGTGCGGTGGGCGGGCGCCTTCGCGCGTGCCAGGATACCGGTGTACCAGTACGTGTTCGCGCGCAGGTCTTCGCGTAACCCGTGGCCCCAGTGGACGGGCGTGATGCACGGTGAGGAGGTGCCGTTCGTGTTCGGCGAGCCACTCAACGACACGCACTGTTACAGCGAAGAAGACAAGGTCTTGAGCCGTCGAATCATGCGGTACTGGGCCAACTTCGCTAAGACCGG GAACCCCAACCTGTCAGAAGACGGATCATCGGAATCAATTACCAATTGGCCCGAGCGCACGGACTCAAAGCGACATCTGGTGCTGGATGTGAACGAAAGCGTCGGGTGGGCGCATCGTCAGGCCTACTGCGACTTCTGGGAGAATGTACGACGCAACAGAACCCCTCCGGTGCCGTCGTGTTGA
- the LOC119371672 gene encoding acetylcholinesterase isoform X2 has product MLHENSASCHLALLTLLVCGVVVLRCLSTEPEDDASNRVEDQDVEEQGETLVIDTANGRVRGFIAQSPLGKTVRVFYGIPYAKPPTGERRFDRTESVEPWTDVFDATVKPNSCFQVLDTQYGNFSGSVMWNANTEMSEDCLKLNVWTPGTSSSSGGRPLAVLVWLYGGGFYSGTSTLDVYDARTLVSEENVVVVSMNYRITSLGFLSFGNETLPGNAGLYDQYLALKWVRDNVAAFGGDPNRVTLFGESAGAVSVGLHILSPLSESLFHRVILQSGSPTAPWGFQDRDRARKSARRLATALRAPDGLDQETLDSLRCERPEDIVNNETNSGGVVDFPFVPVVDGVFLRDTPQALMDKSSFARNISVMLGSNLNEGSWFLQYFFGLPVTEETPEVTKENFTAALEALDPSLEHVPIAEILKMYTEGTIPSTATEILKALDLIVGDYHFTCPAVRWAGAFARARIPVYQYVFARRSSRNPWPQWTGVMHGEEVPFVFGEPLNDTHCYSEEDKVLSRRIMRYWANFAKTGNPNLSEDGSSESITNWPERTDSKRHLVLDVNESVGWAHRQAYCDFWENVRRNRTPPVPSC; this is encoded by the exons ATGCTTCACGAAAATTCGGCGTCCTGCCATCTCGCACTACTCACGCTGCTGGTATGCGGCGTCGTCGTCCTGAGATGCCTCTCGACCGAGCCGGAGGACGACGCGTCGAATCGTGTCGAAGATCAAGATGTCGAAGAACAGGGGGAAACCCTGGTTATAGACACCGCTAACGGTCGGGTCAGAGGATTCATCGCGCAGTCGCCCCTGGGAAAAACAGTTCGCGTATTTTACGGAATACCGTACGCCAAGCCTCCCACTGGTGAACGCAGGTTCGACCGCACAGAGAGTGTCGAACCGTGGACGGACGTCTTCGACGCCACGGTGAAGCCCAACTCTTGTTTCCAAGTGTTGGACACGCAGTACGGGAACTTCAGCGGGAGCGTCATGTGGAACGCCAACACTGAAATGAGCGAGGACTGCCTCAAGCTCAACGTTTGGACGCCCGGTACGTCTTCGTCGTCCGGGGGACGTCCGCTAGCTGTTCTTGTCTGGCTCTATGGCGGCGGCTTCTACAGTGGCACTTCCACGCTCGACGTGTACGACGCCCGGACGCTGGTCTCCGAGGAAAACGTCGTCGTGGTTTCGATGAACTACCGCATCACGTCTCTCGGGTTCCTCTCCTTCGGCAACGAGACGCTTCCCGGAAACGCCGGACTCTACGACCAGTACCTGGCCCTCAAGTGGGTCCGGGACAACGTCGCGGCCTTCGGAGGCGACCCGAATAGGGTGACCCTGTTCGGCGAAAGCGCCGGCGCCGTCAGCGTGGGCCTGCACATCTTGTCGCCACTCTCAGAATCCCTCTTTCACAGGGTCATACTTCAAAGCGGGTCTCCCACGGCGCCCTGGGGCTTCCAGGACAGGGACAGGGCTCGGAAATCGGCTAGGAGACTGGCTACGGCGTTGCGAGCCCCGGACGGCTTGGATCAAGAGACACTGGACAGCCTCCGTTGTGAGAGGCCCGAAGACATCGTGAACAATGAAACGAACAGTGGAGGTGTGGTCGACTTTCCGTTCGTACCCGTTGTGGACGGCGTCTTCTTGCGAGACACACCTCAGGCGTTGATGGACAAGAGTTCATTCGCGAGGAACATTAGCGTGATGCTGGGTTCCAACCTAAACGAAGGTTCCTGGTTCTTGCAGTACTTCTTCGGTCTTCCGGTGACAGAGGAGACGCCGGAAGTCACGAAAGAAAACTTCACGGCCGCTTTGGAGGCGTTGGATCCGTCTCTGGAACACGTGCCCATCGCCGAGATCCTGAAGATGTACACGGAAGGTACGATTCCGTCGACGGCAACGGAGATATTGAAGGCCCTGGACTTGATCGTAGGTGACTATCACTTCACGTGTCCCGCAGTGCGGTGGGCGGGCGCCTTCGCGCGTGCCAGGATACCGGTGTACCAGTACGTGTTCGCGCGCAGGTCTTCGCGTAACCCGTGGCCCCAGTGGACGGGCGTGATGCACGGTGAGGAGGTGCCGTTCGTGTTCGGCGAGCCACTCAACGACACGCACTGTTACAGCGAAGAAGACAAGGTCTTGAGCCGTCGAATCATGCGGTACTGGGCCAACTTCGCTAAGACCGG GAACCCCAACCTGTCAGAAGACGGATCATCGGAATCAATTACCAATTGGCCCGAGCGCACGGACTCAAAGCGACATCTGGTGCTGGATGTGAACGAAAGCGTCGGGTGGGCGCATCGTCAGGCCTACTGCGACTTCTGGGAGAATGTACGACGCAACAGAACCCCTCCGGTGCCGTCGTGTTGA